CACAAAATGAACCGGATAAAAGAAGTATTACAGGAAAGAGGGATTAAACAGACATGGCTTGCAGAGAAGCTCGGTAAGAGTTTCAAGATTGTGAACAGCTATGCTTGCAATCGAATCCAGCCCCCATTGGAAACTTTATATCAGATTGCAGAAATACTACAGGTGAGTGTGAAAGATTTAATTGTCGATAATAAAGAAGAAAAATGAGAATATGGCTAAGAAGAGTACTATAGCATTGAT
This portion of the Petrimonas sulfuriphila genome encodes:
- a CDS encoding helix-turn-helix transcriptional regulator, with the translated sequence MNRIKEVLQERGIKQTWLAEKLGKSFKIVNSYACNRIQPPLETLYQIAEILQVSVKDLIVDNKEEK